The genomic stretch AAGCCCATGGCTCGATGCAGTCGTTTTTGGATCAGTATATTAACCAGAAGACTGGAGATATTGTTGACCAAGGAGGTAAGGTTTTAGGACAGCATCAAGGGATTCATCATTATACGATTGGCCAACGGCGCGGGTTAGGGGTAGCTTATTCTGAACCCTTGTATGTGGTGGATCTTGACCCGGTGATGAATCGGGTGATTGTGGGAACCCGTGACAGTGCAGCCGATCCAGAGTGTACGGTGAGTCGAGTGAATTGGGTGTCTATTGCGCCACCGGATAGTCCGATTCGCGCTGAAGTTCGGATTCGCTACCGCTCCCAACCGGTTCCGGTGACGGTGGTTCCTTTACCGGAAAATCGGGTACATTTGCGCTTTGATGAGCCTCAGTTTGGGGTGACACCGGGTCAAGGTGCGGTTTGGTATGAGGGCGATCGCCTCCTCGGAGGTGGTATCATGGAACGTAAGTCCAAAGTGTAGACTTTTCCTATGTCTGAATCGATTGTGCAAGAAGCTGAAACTATGTATGCCAACTCAACCTGCGATCGCTGAACACCTATCACCTGAATTAGCACAAATTTTCTTAGACGGATTACCAGAAACGATTCGTGAGGGACTCTTAAGACGCGCTCAACAAATCAACTATCCGGTTTGGGCAGTCATTGAAATGGCGATCGCCGGTTATCTGGATGAAGAGGCTTTATCCTTTACCGATTGTCAACCTAAGCTAGACTAAGGCTTTAGGGTAAGGGCGATCGCAAACGTGCCAAGAAACCGGGTTTCTACCAGAACTTAGGAGAGAGTCGAGAACCAGGGCAGAAACCCGGTTTCTAACCTGGCGATCGCGATCGCTCCAGCCACGCCAAAATCCGCTTAATCAAGCGCGGATCGTTTGGCGAGAACGTTTGCAGCGAGGGATGGGGTTGCTCGGTAACCACGCAGACTTTACCTTTACCCTGGAAGCGGGTGAGAGCCTCCAGGAAAGTATCGCTGAAGCCTTGGGGGGCTGGGGGTTGGGGGTTTTCGTAGAAGATTAGAGCTAGGGGAGGGTTGCTATTGTCGAGGAGATCTTCCCAGTAGTCTTGTAAGTCCGCCATATCTTTGGGTTTGCCGTTCTCGCTTTCGGGACAGCCTTGTTGGAGCATTTGCCGATACAGATTCCTCACCGGGTTATCGGGGTTAAACGTACTGCCATCGATCATCAGCAGTTGCCAGGAGTGGGGTTCCGGGAGAGCAGCACGTAGGATTTGGGGAAACTCAGCCAGGTTGATGGGAGCGGGGAGGGAGCCGTGCCAAGCTTGGTAGAAGTCAGGATAGGAGAGAGTTTGGGCAATTTTCCAGAAAAGTTCGTAGCAGTTGTGAAACAGGCCAAAGTTGTTGTCGTAGGTTTCATCATTGAGGTGAGGTTGGAGAGCAGAAACAACGCTTTTTTGCTGTTCCTCAGTGGTGATGATTTGCCCTAAACTATAAGCCGCCTGGATACAGAGGAATTGATTTTTAGTCTGTGCCAAAAGTTGTACTAAAGCAGCAATCGCATCGAGATTTCCTGGATCAGTGCTTCCTAAACTATGAGCTACACCCCAACGACTGTCTTCATCTGTAATCTGCTCCAGAAGTTTTACTAGAGCAGCGATCGCATCGGGATTTCCTGGATCAATTTGCCCTAACGTATAAGCTGCCTGACCATAGGTCAATTCATCCATAGTCTGCTTCAGAAGTTTTACCAAAGCATTAATTGCCTCTTTATTTCCGGGGTCGATTTTCTCTAAACGCTGTGCCAACCAACAGCGGGTATCTTCATCCTCAGTCTGCTCCAGAACTTGCACTAGAGCAGTGATTGCATCGGGATTTCCTTGTCCGATGTCCTCTAAAGCATAAGCCGCTGTCTTACGCGTATCTTCATCTGTGCTCTGCTCCAGCAGTTCCACCAGAAAAGCGATTGCATCTTTATTCCCTGGATCAATTTGCCCTAAACTCCGAGCCACCCAACAGCGGGTATCTTCATCTTCAGCCTGCTCCAGAATTTTCACCAGGATGGCGATCGCATCTTTATTCCCTGGATCAATTTGCCCTAAACTCTGAGCCACCCAACAGCGGGTATCTTCATCCTCAGTCTGCTCCAGAACTTGCACTAGAGCAGTGATCGCATCGGGATTTCCTTGTCCGATGTCCTCTAAAGCATAAGCCGCTATCTGAGGAATATCTTCATCTGTACTCTGCTCCAGCAGTTCCACCAGAGAAGCAATTGCTTCTTTATTTCCTGGATCAATTTTCCCTAAAATATAAGCCGCTGTCTCACGCGTATCTTCATCTATACTCTGCCTCAGCAGTTTCACTAGAGCGGCAATCCCCTGAACATTTCTTGATCCAATTTCGCCTAGACTCTCAGCCACTTCTCGAAGACTATCTTTATCTTTAGCCTGCTCCAGCAGTTGTACTAAGACTGAGAGCGCATTCTTATTTCCTGGATCAAGTTTGCCTATACTATGAGCTGCTTGTCTACAGATATCTTCAGGGCATTGGGAATGCTTCAGCAGGCTAAAGAGTTCCTCAATAGCATGTTGTCGGTCAGTTTCAGGTAGGATATACCTTGCACCTTTTTCAATAGGATCAATAAAACTTCGCCATTCCGGTTGTTCTTCATTAAAATCTCCAAACCCCCACTGAACAATCTGCTGCACAATTTCATCAGGACGAGAATAAGCCTTAAACTCAGTGATGCCAGCCGCAGCCAGAAAATAGGCGCGATACTCATAAAAATCTCCATAACAACCATCCTCAAAATTCACCAACTGCCCAATAAACGCCTCCTTCTTCTCCTCCGCCACATCGCCACGCCCCAACCAGAATAAAATCACCTGCTTCCACTGCGGGGCAAAAATCCGATACTCCTTCCCTGCAACCGGAAAATCCTCATGGTTCTGGGGCAGAAAATAATCCCCATCCTCCACTGCTAGAGCCGCAAAATATTCCTGAAACGTGGCATGATAAAACCCGTAAACGGTCTCACTTCCGTCCTTCCCCAACCGATTGAGCCAACCCAACCGCAACGCAGCTTGACATAAATCGTTATCCAAAGCACCAAAAACCTGCTTTAACCAACTTTCCCGCAACCAGAACTGGGAAAAATTGCCCTCCTTGTCCTTGCCATCAATCGCCCGTAACGCCAATTCCCCCAGCTTTTGGTGGAGTTGGGGCCGTTTTTTCTCAGCCAGCGCCATCTCCGATTTCCACTGATACACCTGCTCAACAAACTTTTCGTATAACCCCGCTCTAGTTTCAGGTAAAGACCGTTCTTCCTGATGCCACACACAACACAATAGGGACAAGCGCAAAGGATTACGAATTAAATCCTGTAGATGGGAATGCTCCTCACTCTGAA from Roseofilum reptotaenium CS-1145 encodes the following:
- a CDS encoding HEAT repeat domain-containing protein yields the protein MIDPLSGVLLPVLINFVTGRADAKVLAPGLDEQLERLQQRQIPLNHDVEKELRRSFFLALKQLAVQCQKQLESLAEYNQGSLEPGLVMAYEPTPRNQAARDLDWLKAKVRELEQVIDKVDEIVDREQGETPSQLSYSGDVRALLEGQNLQENPAIQAFQQQYLPGFLEGAPQCYLEAIQKQWLSLIRDNFVQRLKDNDKVFRVFVQQSLNQLQIEQDQILKAIHDLIKAPIIARLDPQHPELNEEDWATVAKLRLAEEQALTSNLFTREDGVELNRLDVYVPLGLVERRKPERLLPFGRNDGDNVIASGTQWSEAISNPADEKITPISEDRFFTDVLQQGKSPQSGGKCLAIIGEPGSGKTTRLQAISQWILDNYLGLPIWVSLRTLQGRSLRQYLDDWLNDATGKPALKENFQQQFNQGRVWLLLDGLDEMTAHITRDHQDWVKGWWATAQTRILITCRVNVWDANRDALNGFDVFRNLEFSQSEVEDYIERWFQGAKDAEGGQALCSTVQSEEHSHLQDLIRNPLRLSLLCCVWHQEERSLPETRAGLYEKFVEQVYQWKSEMALAEKKRPQLHQKLGELALRAIDGKDKEGNFSQFWLRESWLKQVFGALDNDLCQAALRLGWLNRLGKDGSETVYGFYHATFQEYFAALAVEDGDYFLPQNHEDFPVAGKEYRIFAPQWKQVILFWLGRGDVAEEKKEAFIGQLVNFEDGCYGDFYEYRAYFLAAAGITEFKAYSRPDEIVQQIVQWGFGDFNEEQPEWRSFIDPIEKGARYILPETDRQHAIEELFSLLKHSQCPEDICRQAAHSIGKLDPGNKNALSVLVQLLEQAKDKDSLREVAESLGEIGSRNVQGIAALVKLLRQSIDEDTRETAAYILGKIDPGNKEAIASLVELLEQSTDEDIPQIAAYALEDIGQGNPDAITALVQVLEQTEDEDTRCWVAQSLGQIDPGNKDAIAILVKILEQAEDEDTRCWVARSLGQIDPGNKDAIAFLVELLEQSTDEDTRKTAAYALEDIGQGNPDAITALVQVLEQTEDEDTRCWLAQRLEKIDPGNKEAINALVKLLKQTMDELTYGQAAYTLGQIDPGNPDAIAALVKLLEQITDEDSRWGVAHSLGSTDPGNLDAIAALVQLLAQTKNQFLCIQAAYSLGQIITTEEQQKSVVSALQPHLNDETYDNNFGLFHNCYELFWKIAQTLSYPDFYQAWHGSLPAPINLAEFPQILRAALPEPHSWQLLMIDGSTFNPDNPVRNLYRQMLQQGCPESENGKPKDMADLQDYWEDLLDNSNPPLALIFYENPQPPAPQGFSDTFLEALTRFQGKGKVCVVTEQPHPSLQTFSPNDPRLIKRILAWLERSRSPG